From one Acidobacteriota bacterium genomic stretch:
- a CDS encoding ABC-F family ATP-binding cassette domain-containing protein, which translates to MLFRLSDVYKGYSAREILRGVSFQVNKNEKIGLVGRNGAGKTTVFKLVTGEEAADSGEVIKINGLTVGLLAQHVDFHDSDTVHTSALSAFQKIHDIEAEMRRLEVEMATDATDEILTRYSELQHEFEIEDGFTYTARAEAILLGLGFPRETWDLKTANLSGGQKNRLGLARLLLANTDILLLDEPTNHLDVEAVEWLEDFLKSYDRTFVLISHDRYFLDRTCNRIIELELGRAVSYKGNYSEFLVERELRREQQRREFENQQAMIAKTEEFIRRNLEGQKTKQAKSRRTLLRRMDRIEAVSSDKPSGNFNLRKVERAGQNVLAIEDLAIGYGEKILAKDITLTLTRGECLGIIGGNGTGKTTFLKTILGTIREISGKMLWGVKTSIGYYSQNLDDLEPRNEIIQELRRVAPNAENGELRGFLARFLFSGDDVFKRVGDLSGGEKGRLALAKLIYSNFNVLVLDEPTNHLDIPSREALEAALDEFEGTIIAVSHDRFFLDKISTQVLAFEPDGSIEVYNGNYSDYHDWKESRRDVRSRERTSPTASETAREAGSPSNLDARRDDAEPVPEKPSNPLGLSKNQLQRIESRICEIEREIPKREDELAKLGLEMSLPEIASDHARLAASTARYATLETAIQKLYEEWDDLSARL; encoded by the coding sequence ATGCTCTTCCGTTTGTCCGACGTTTACAAAGGTTACAGCGCCCGCGAGATTCTGCGCGGCGTTTCGTTTCAGGTAAACAAGAACGAGAAGATCGGACTCGTCGGAAGAAACGGTGCCGGGAAAACGACGGTCTTCAAGCTCGTTACGGGTGAAGAAGCGGCCGATAGCGGGGAAGTCATCAAGATCAACGGCCTGACCGTCGGACTTCTCGCGCAGCACGTCGATTTTCACGATTCGGACACCGTTCACACATCCGCACTTTCAGCGTTTCAGAAGATCCACGACATCGAAGCCGAAATGCGCCGGCTCGAGGTCGAAATGGCGACCGACGCGACCGATGAGATTCTCACGCGGTATTCTGAACTTCAGCACGAATTCGAGATAGAAGACGGATTCACCTACACGGCGCGCGCGGAAGCGATTCTTCTCGGACTCGGATTTCCGCGCGAGACGTGGGACCTGAAAACCGCGAATCTCTCCGGCGGGCAGAAGAACCGGCTTGGCTTGGCTCGCTTGCTGCTGGCGAACACCGACATTCTGCTTCTCGACGAACCGACGAATCACCTCGACGTCGAAGCGGTCGAATGGCTCGAGGATTTTCTCAAGTCGTACGATCGGACGTTCGTCCTGATCAGCCACGACCGTTACTTCCTCGACCGGACGTGCAACCGTATCATCGAGCTCGAACTCGGCCGCGCCGTCAGTTACAAAGGAAATTATTCGGAGTTTCTCGTCGAACGCGAGCTTCGCCGTGAACAGCAGCGGCGTGAGTTCGAGAATCAACAAGCGATGATCGCCAAGACCGAGGAGTTTATCCGACGAAACCTTGAGGGCCAGAAGACCAAGCAAGCGAAGTCGCGAAGGACATTGCTGCGGCGGATGGATCGGATCGAGGCCGTGTCATCCGACAAACCAAGCGGGAATTTCAATTTAAGAAAGGTCGAACGCGCCGGACAGAACGTGCTCGCGATCGAAGATCTGGCGATCGGCTACGGCGAAAAGATCCTCGCAAAAGACATCACGCTGACGCTCACCCGCGGCGAATGTCTCGGAATCATCGGTGGGAACGGAACCGGAAAGACGACCTTTCTCAAGACTATCCTCGGTACGATCCGCGAGATTTCCGGGAAGATGCTGTGGGGGGTGAAGACGAGCATCGGGTATTATTCGCAGAACCTCGACGATCTCGAGCCGCGCAATGAGATCATTCAGGAACTCCGCCGCGTCGCGCCTAACGCGGAAAACGGGGAGCTGCGGGGATTTCTGGCGCGGTTCCTTTTTTCGGGGGACGATGTTTTCAAACGGGTCGGTGATCTCTCGGGCGGCGAGAAGGGGCGGCTTGCTCTCGCGAAACTGATCTATTCGAATTTCAACGTGCTCGTACTTGACGAACCGACGAACCATCTCGACATACCTTCGCGAGAGGCGCTCGAAGCGGCGCTCGACGAGTTCGAGGGAACTATCATCGCGGTGAGTCACGACCGATTCTTTCTCGACAAGATCTCAACGCAGGTGCTGGCATTCGAACCCGACGGATCGATCGAGGTTTACAACGGCAACTACAGCGATTATCACGACTGGAAAGAGTCGCGTCGCGACGTGCGTTCACGCGAACGCACGTCGCCGACCGCGTCCGAAACCGCGCGCGAAGCGGGTTCTCCGTCAAATCTTGACGCGCGCCGGGACGATGCCGAGCCCGTACCGGAAAAACCGTCGAACCCGCTCGGGTTGTCAAAGAACCAACTGCAGCGCATCGAGAGCCGTATCTGCGAGATCGAGCGCGAGATCCCGAAACGCGAAGATGAACTCGCCAAACTCGGACTTGAAATGTCTCTCCCGGAGATCGCCTCCGATCACGCGCGCCTCGCTGCTTCGACTGCCCGTTACGCAACTCTCGAAACCGCGATCCAGAAACTCTACGAAGAATGGGACGATCTTTCAGCAAGGCTTTGA
- a CDS encoding SurA N-terminal domain-containing protein gives MRKANFTILSVAVLAVLALTGCPGGPGNNNAGTTGGIDPNEAAATVNGKVIKLEEVERLLKQQAQGQEGKLSPLELAGARLQILQELIQQEVMFQKAEKEGTVPTEDEITGEYNKAKTQSGMSAEQWDKMLKDNGQTEATAREAVKKKIATDKLVEKVTGKIDAPKDSEIEAFFNGNKESFKNKRGAQLAAIVIDPADVGQGDTTKNEVEANQKAKEVGQRVLSGADFATVARESSEESNTRLSGGDWRYFTEEEMKQAFGANVADYVMNKMQNGQVIPSAIPFEGKILIVKLQRKQEKDEDRTLDSPDVRTEITNYLINSRKQLLAASYQAIAMNEAKIVNNLAQKVVANPNDLSGARPASSETPAPANTNTNTNSNVSNVNASNTKANVKPAANTAKSNTNK, from the coding sequence GTGCGAAAAGCTAATTTTACTATTCTGAGTGTTGCCGTTTTGGCAGTGCTCGCTCTGACCGGATGTCCGGGCGGCCCCGGCAACAACAACGCCGGCACGACTGGCGGAATCGATCCTAACGAAGCCGCGGCGACCGTCAACGGCAAGGTCATCAAGCTCGAGGAAGTCGAACGGCTTCTTAAACAGCAAGCTCAGGGACAGGAAGGGAAGCTTTCCCCGCTCGAACTTGCGGGCGCCCGTCTTCAGATCCTGCAGGAACTGATCCAGCAGGAAGTTATGTTCCAGAAAGCTGAGAAAGAAGGAACCGTGCCGACCGAAGATGAAATCACCGGCGAATACAACAAGGCCAAAACGCAGAGCGGAATGTCGGCCGAGCAATGGGACAAGATGCTCAAGGACAACGGCCAGACCGAAGCGACCGCTCGGGAAGCCGTCAAGAAAAAGATCGCGACCGACAAGCTTGTCGAAAAAGTGACCGGGAAGATCGATGCGCCGAAGGACAGCGAGATCGAAGCGTTCTTCAACGGCAACAAGGAGAGCTTCAAGAACAAACGCGGCGCACAGCTGGCGGCAATCGTCATCGACCCGGCAGACGTTGGCCAGGGCGACACAACGAAGAACGAAGTCGAAGCGAATCAGAAGGCCAAGGAAGTCGGTCAGCGCGTGCTGTCCGGGGCGGATTTCGCAACCGTCGCCAGGGAAAGCAGTGAAGAGTCGAACACCCGTCTGAGCGGCGGCGATTGGCGCTATTTCACCGAAGAAGAAATGAAGCAAGCGTTCGGCGCGAACGTCGCGGATTACGTGATGAACAAGATGCAGAACGGCCAGGTGATCCCTTCAGCGATTCCGTTTGAAGGCAAGATCCTGATCGTAAAACTGCAGCGCAAGCAGGAAAAGGACGAGGACCGGACGCTCGATAGTCCGGACGTCCGCACCGAGATCACGAATTACCTGATCAATTCGCGCAAGCAACTGCTCGCCGCGTCTTATCAGGCGATCGCGATGAACGAAGCGAAGATCGTCAACAATCTGGCCCAGAAAGTGGTCGCGAATCCGAACGATCTGAGCGGCGCGCGTCCGGCTTCATCGGAAACTCCGGCGCCGGCAAACACGAACACGAATACGAATTCGAACGTTTCGAACGTCAATGCCTCGAATACGAAAGCGAACGTCAAGCCCGCGGCCAACACCGCCAAGTCGAACACGAATAAGTAG
- the guaB gene encoding IMP dehydrogenase — protein sequence MIIEEIKEGLTFDDVLLVPAYSDVLPSETDTRTLFSRGIDLHIPLCSSAMDTVTEANLAIALAQQGGIGVIHKNYSVREQAEEVDKVKRSESGMIVDPVTIRDTALVSEALDIMERFKISGVPVVDLNGFLVGIITNRDLRFETRFDIPVSEVMTPQPLVTVPVGTTLDGAKVKLQKHRIEKLLVVDDDGHLKGLITVKDIQKAIRYPHAAKDDLGRLRVAAAIGATGDFLERASALVESRADAIVIDTAHGHSSRVIEAVRQVKARFGDIQVVAGNVATADATRALIDAGVDAVKVGIGPGSICTTRVVTGAGVPQVTAIVECVSAAKGTGVPVIADGGIKFSGDVAKAIAAGADSVMVGSLFAGTEEAPGEVILFQGRNFKTYRGMGSIGAMKKGSSDRYAQEGTVSDSKYVPEGIEGRVAYKGTLSDMVTQLVGGLKSGMGYTGCRNIAEMQSKAKFIRITSAGLRESHVHDVIITKEAPNYRMES from the coding sequence ATGATCATCGAAGAAATAAAGGAAGGATTAACATTCGACGACGTCCTGCTCGTCCCGGCCTATTCCGACGTTCTGCCGAGCGAAACCGATACCCGGACGCTCTTCTCGCGCGGCATCGATCTCCACATACCGCTATGCTCGTCGGCGATGGACACGGTCACGGAAGCCAACCTCGCGATCGCGCTGGCACAACAGGGCGGAATCGGCGTCATTCACAAAAACTACTCGGTTCGCGAGCAGGCGGAGGAAGTCGACAAGGTCAAGCGTTCAGAGAGCGGGATGATCGTCGATCCCGTGACGATCCGCGATACGGCGCTTGTCTCGGAAGCGCTCGACATAATGGAACGATTCAAGATCAGCGGAGTTCCGGTCGTGGATCTCAACGGCTTTCTTGTCGGCATCATCACCAACCGCGACCTGCGTTTCGAAACGCGTTTCGATATCCCGGTCTCCGAAGTAATGACGCCGCAGCCGCTCGTTACCGTTCCGGTCGGGACGACGCTCGACGGGGCGAAGGTCAAACTGCAGAAACACCGGATCGAAAAACTGCTTGTGGTCGATGATGACGGCCATCTCAAAGGACTGATCACCGTCAAGGACATTCAAAAGGCCATCCGCTATCCGCACGCTGCCAAGGACGACCTCGGACGTCTTCGCGTCGCCGCCGCGATCGGCGCGACGGGAGATTTCCTCGAACGCGCCTCGGCCTTGGTCGAATCCCGCGCCGACGCGATCGTTATCGACACCGCGCACGGTCATTCATCGCGTGTGATCGAGGCGGTCAGGCAAGTCAAGGCCAGATTCGGAGACATTCAGGTCGTCGCCGGGAACGTTGCCACGGCGGACGCGACGCGGGCGCTGATCGATGCCGGGGTCGACGCCGTCAAGGTCGGGATCGGTCCGGGCAGTATCTGCACGACGCGGGTCGTGACCGGCGCCGGTGTTCCGCAGGTTACGGCGATCGTCGAATGCGTTTCCGCAGCCAAAGGAACGGGAGTTCCGGTGATCGCCGACGGCGGGATCAAATTCTCCGGCGATGTCGCTAAAGCGATCGCCGCCGGGGCGGATTCGGTGATGGTCGGCTCACTTTTCGCAGGAACGGAAGAAGCGCCGGGCGAGGTTATCCTGTTCCAGGGACGCAACTTCAAGACTTACCGCGGGATGGGGTCGATCGGGGCGATGAAAAAGGGTTCGAGCGACCGATATGCGCAGGAGGGAACGGTTTCGGATTCGAAATACGTCCCCGAGGGAATCGAAGGACGCGTCGCATACAAGGGAACGCTTTCCGATATGGTGACGCAGCTCGTCGGCGGGCTCAAGAGCGGGATGGGTTACACCGGATGCCGGAACATCGCCGAAATGCAGAGCAAGGCGAAGTTCATCCGCATCACGTCGGCGGGCCTCCGCGAATCGCATGTCCACGATGTCATCATCACCAAAGAAGCGCCGAACTACAGGATGGAAAGCTGA
- a CDS encoding 50S ribosomal protein L28 — translation MAKRCDVCGKGPQFGNNVSHANNKTRRRFNPNLQSIRVQLPTGGNGRKKVCTRCIKSGKIVKAA, via the coding sequence ATGGCAAAACGATGCGATGTCTGCGGAAAAGGTCCGCAATTCGGAAACAACGTTTCACACGCTAACAACAAAACCCGTCGCCGATTTAATCCGAATCTGCAATCGATCCGCGTTCAGTTGCCCACCGGTGGCAACGGTCGCAAGAAAGTTTGCACCCGCTGCATTAAGTCCGGCAAAATTGTCAAAGCTGCGTAA